The Methanofastidiosum sp. nucleotide sequence GTATGGCCTTTAAAATCAATGAAGAATATATACTCCCCCATCCTCTTCTTCGACGGCCTTGACTCAATTTTTGTCAAGTCAATGCCTGCGTCATAAAAGGGTTTTATAACAGAGTATAAAACACCGGGTCTGTTGACACTTGGAGAAACAACTATACTCGTTCTATCCTTTCCAGTGGGTAATGCACTTTGATTTCCTACAACAAAGAATCTAGTAAAATTAAGTTTTTCATCTTGCACATCTTTTTTTAAAAGCCTTAACTTGTATATTTCTGCTGCAAATTCAGACACAAGTGCAGCATATCTATTGTCTTTTCTATTTGAAAGTTCAATTGCAGAGATTGCATTTGATGAAGTTTCATGTATTTCTACTTTTGGTAAGTAGCTTCTAATAAACTTTTCACACTGCGATAGGGTTAGATTATGAGAATACAAT carries:
- the pheA gene encoding prephenate dehydratase, producing MKVSTLGPKATFSHEASLLLGADDIIFKRSIWEVFNAVEANECDGGVVPVENSLVGGVSQTLDSLIEFNLKINKEYLLPIRHNLACWGELEDIEVLYSHNLTLSQCEKFIRSYLPKVEIHETSSNAISAIELSNRKDNRYAALVSEFAAEIYKLRLLKKDVQDEKLNFTRFFVVGNQSALPTGKDRTSIVVSPSVNRPGVLYSVIKPFYDAGIDLTKIESRPSKKRMGEYIFFIDFKGHTKDKKINQTLKELSSIFSVKVLGSYPRAY